One window of the Shimwellia blattae DSM 4481 = NBRC 105725 genome contains the following:
- the recN gene encoding DNA repair protein RecN — protein MLAQLTITNFAIVRELEIDFHQGMTAITGETGAGKSIAIDALGLCLGGRAEGDMVRPGATRADLCARFSLRDTPAARRWLEENALDDGNECLLRRVLSSDGRSRGFINGTAVPLSQLRELGQQLIQIHGQHAHQLLLRPEHQKHLLDGYTGESELLAAMAAAYQQWHHSCRELARHQQLSQERAARAELLQYQLKELNEFAPRSGEFEQIDEEYKLLANSGQLLSLGQQALGVLAEAEECNIQSQLYSVRQTLGELISMDDKLAPLLDLLEEAAIQIDEASTELRHYCERLDLDPNRLYELEQRISRQISLARKHQTTPEALPALHHSLLEEQRQLDSQADDADALAAAVEQHHQQALTIARQLHQCRNHQASELSRLITESIHALAMPHGVLEIAITFDENHLSAEGADRVEFRVSTNPGQPLQPLAKVASGGELSRIALAIQVITAHKMETPALIFDEVDVGISGPTAAVVGRLLRQLGESTQVMCVTHLPQVAGCGHHHFFVSKTTDGEMTETHMQALNKRARLQELARLLGGSAVTRNTLANARELLAA, from the coding sequence ATGCTGGCGCAACTGACAATCACAAATTTTGCTATTGTTCGTGAACTGGAAATCGACTTTCACCAGGGGATGACGGCAATCACCGGGGAGACCGGGGCAGGCAAATCTATCGCTATCGACGCCCTTGGCCTGTGCCTGGGTGGCCGGGCGGAAGGGGATATGGTCCGCCCGGGCGCCACACGCGCCGATCTCTGCGCCCGCTTCTCCCTCCGGGATACCCCCGCCGCCCGCCGCTGGCTGGAGGAAAACGCCCTGGATGACGGTAACGAATGCCTGTTACGCCGGGTGCTCAGCAGCGACGGCCGCTCACGTGGGTTTATCAACGGCACGGCGGTGCCGCTGTCTCAGTTGCGTGAACTTGGCCAGCAGTTAATTCAAATCCACGGCCAGCATGCCCATCAGTTATTACTCCGGCCCGAACATCAAAAACACCTGCTGGATGGCTACACCGGCGAAAGCGAACTGCTGGCGGCAATGGCCGCCGCCTACCAGCAATGGCACCACAGCTGCCGTGAGCTGGCCCGGCATCAGCAGCTTTCTCAGGAGCGGGCCGCCCGTGCGGAACTGCTGCAGTACCAGCTAAAAGAGCTCAATGAATTTGCCCCCCGGAGCGGGGAGTTTGAACAGATTGATGAAGAGTACAAACTGCTGGCTAACAGCGGGCAGTTGCTTTCACTGGGCCAGCAGGCGCTGGGTGTGCTGGCAGAAGCGGAAGAGTGCAATATTCAGAGCCAGCTCTACAGCGTGCGCCAGACCCTTGGCGAGCTGATCTCCATGGACGATAAGCTCGCCCCCCTGCTGGATCTGCTGGAAGAGGCCGCAATACAGATTGATGAAGCCAGCACGGAGCTTCGCCACTATTGCGAGCGGCTGGATCTGGATCCAAACCGGCTGTATGAGCTGGAGCAGCGCATTTCGCGCCAGATATCCCTGGCCCGCAAGCACCAGACCACGCCGGAGGCCCTCCCTGCCCTGCACCACTCCCTGCTGGAGGAGCAGCGCCAGCTGGACTCCCAGGCCGATGATGCCGATGCCCTGGCCGCCGCTGTAGAGCAGCATCACCAGCAGGCGCTGACGATTGCCCGCCAGCTGCACCAGTGCCGTAATCATCAGGCCAGTGAGCTCAGCCGGCTTATCACCGAAAGCATCCACGCCCTTGCCATGCCGCACGGTGTCCTGGAGATAGCCATCACCTTTGATGAAAACCACCTGTCTGCCGAAGGGGCTGACCGGGTTGAGTTCCGGGTTTCCACAAACCCGGGTCAGCCGTTACAGCCCCTGGCGAAGGTGGCCTCCGGCGGTGAGCTGTCGCGTATTGCGCTGGCGATTCAGGTGATCACGGCCCATAAAATGGAAACCCCGGCCCTGATTTTCGATGAGGTAGACGTAGGGATCAGCGGCCCGACAGCGGCGGTTGTCGGCAGGCTGCTGCGCCAGCTTGGCGAATCAACCCAGGTAATGTGCGTTACCCACCTGCCCCAGGTGGCCGGTTGCGGGCACCATCATTTCTTTGTCAGCAAGACAACGGATGGTGAAATGACCGAGACCCATATGCAGGCACTGAATAAGCGTGCCCGGTTGCAGGAGCTGGCCCGCTTACTGGGCGGCAGCGCGGTAACCCGCAATACGCTGGCTAACGCCCGGGAGTTACTGGCGGCCTGA
- the nadK gene encoding NAD(+) kinase, which yields MTMHFNCIGIVGHPRHPTALTTHEMLYRWLSEQGYEVMVEQQIAHELRLKNVKTGTLAEIGQQADLAVVVGGDGNMLGAARVLARYDIKVIGINRGNLGFLTDLDPDNAQQQLADVLEGHYIIERRFLLEAQIRHHDRHTCLSTAINEVVLHPGKVAHMIEFEVYIDEVFAFSQRSDGLIISTPTGSTAYSLSAGGPILTPSLDAITLVPMFPHTLSARPLVINGDSTIRLRFSHMRSDLEISCDSQIALPIQEGDDVFIRRCDYHLNLIHPKDYSYFNTLSSKLGWSKKLF from the coding sequence ATGACCATGCATTTTAATTGTATCGGTATTGTCGGGCACCCGCGTCACCCAACTGCACTAACAACACATGAAATGTTATACCGCTGGCTTAGCGAGCAGGGTTATGAGGTGATGGTTGAGCAACAAATCGCCCATGAACTGCGCCTCAAAAATGTGAAAACCGGCACCCTGGCAGAAATTGGCCAGCAGGCAGACCTGGCCGTGGTCGTCGGGGGGGATGGCAACATGCTGGGGGCGGCCCGGGTACTGGCACGCTATGATATCAAAGTTATCGGTATCAACCGCGGCAACCTGGGCTTTCTGACCGATCTTGACCCGGATAACGCCCAGCAACAGCTGGCCGATGTGCTGGAAGGCCACTACATCATTGAGCGCCGCTTCCTGCTGGAGGCGCAAATTCGCCATCACGATCGCCATACCTGCCTGAGCACCGCCATTAACGAAGTGGTCCTGCACCCGGGCAAAGTGGCCCATATGATCGAGTTTGAAGTCTATATTGACGAAGTTTTCGCGTTTTCCCAGCGCTCTGATGGCCTGATCATCTCCACCCCGACCGGTTCAACGGCCTATTCACTTTCGGCCGGTGGCCCGATCCTCACCCCGTCGCTGGACGCCATCACCCTGGTGCCGATGTTCCCCCATACCTTGTCCGCCCGCCCGCTGGTGATCAACGGCGACAGCACCATTCGCCTGCGTTTTTCCCATATGCGCAGCGATCTGGAAATCAGCTGTGACAGCCAGATAGCCCTGCCGATTCAGGAGGGGGACGATGTGTTCATCCGGCGGTGCGATTACCACCTGAACCTTATCCACCCTAAAGACTACAGCTATTTCAATACATTAAGTTCTAAACTCGGCTGGTCTAAAAAATTGTTCTAA
- the grpE gene encoding nucleotide exchange factor GrpE, which translates to MSSQEQKAPEEQLSEEKQAMEQHEEVEVAAENANTVDPRDERIANLEAQLAEVQQHERDALLRAKAEMENLRRRTEQDVEKAHKFALEKFVNELLPVIDSLDRALEVADKNNPDLAPMVEGIELTRKSMLDVVRKFGVEVVGEVNEPFNPDVHQAIAMVESDEVAPNHVLMVMQKGYTLNGRTIRAAMVSVAKAKA; encoded by the coding sequence ATGAGTAGTCAAGAACAGAAAGCACCAGAAGAGCAACTCTCTGAGGAGAAACAGGCCATGGAGCAACACGAGGAAGTGGAAGTCGCGGCAGAGAATGCGAACACGGTGGATCCGCGCGACGAACGCATCGCAAACCTCGAAGCTCAACTGGCTGAAGTGCAGCAGCATGAACGCGACGCGTTGCTGCGCGCTAAAGCAGAGATGGAAAACCTGCGCCGTCGTACAGAGCAGGATGTCGAAAAGGCACATAAATTTGCTCTTGAAAAGTTCGTTAACGAACTGCTGCCGGTGATCGACAGTCTGGATCGGGCCCTGGAAGTGGCCGATAAAAATAACCCGGACCTGGCACCGATGGTGGAAGGTATCGAGCTTACCCGCAAATCGATGCTGGATGTGGTGCGTAAATTCGGCGTAGAAGTTGTCGGGGAAGTGAATGAGCCGTTTAACCCGGATGTTCACCAGGCCATTGCGATGGTGGAGTCAGACGAGGTGGCACCCAACCACGTACTGATGGTGATGCAGAAAGGCTATACGCTGAATGGTCGTACTATTCGCGCGGCAATGGTCTCTGTGGCGAAAGCGAAAGCCTGA
- a CDS encoding HlyC/CorC family transporter: protein MEHISTTTLIITLVIMVVISAYFSGSETGMMTLNRYRLRHMAKQGNRAARRVEKLLKTPDRLISLVLIGNNLVNILASALGTIVGMRLYGDAGVAIATGVLTFVVLVFAEVLPKTVAALYPEKVAYPSSFLLAPLQIIMMPLVWLLNMITRLLMRMVGIKTNAVVSAALSKEELRTIVNESRSKISRRNQDMLLSVLDLENVSVNDIMVPRNEIVGIDINDDWKSIVRQLTHSPHGRIVLYRESLDDAISMLRVREAYRLMTEKKEFTKEVMLRAADEIYFVPEGTPLSTQLVKFQRNKKKVGLVVDEYGDIQGLVTVEDILEEIVGDFTTSMSPSLAEEVTPQNDGSVIIDGGANVREINKAFNWHLPEDEARTVNGMLLEALEDIPAPGTRVRIDQYDIDILDVQENMIKQVKVVPVRALRETVENTAH from the coding sequence TTGGAACACATATCGACCACCACGTTGATCATCACCCTGGTCATCATGGTGGTGATCTCCGCGTATTTTTCCGGCTCAGAAACCGGGATGATGACCCTCAACCGCTACCGGCTGCGCCATATGGCAAAACAGGGTAACCGGGCGGCCAGGCGCGTTGAAAAACTGCTTAAAACCCCGGACCGGCTGATTAGCCTGGTGCTTATCGGTAACAACCTGGTGAATATTCTGGCCTCCGCCCTGGGGACCATTGTCGGTATGCGCCTGTACGGGGATGCGGGCGTGGCTATCGCAACCGGCGTGCTGACCTTTGTGGTGCTGGTTTTTGCTGAAGTGCTGCCCAAAACCGTGGCCGCCCTGTACCCGGAAAAAGTCGCCTACCCCAGCAGCTTCCTGCTGGCGCCGTTACAGATAATCATGATGCCGCTGGTGTGGCTGCTGAACATGATCACCCGCCTGCTGATGCGCATGGTCGGCATTAAAACCAATGCCGTGGTCAGTGCTGCCCTCAGCAAAGAAGAGCTGCGCACCATCGTGAATGAATCCCGTTCGAAAATCTCGCGCCGCAACCAGGATATGCTGCTGTCGGTGCTGGATCTGGAGAATGTCAGCGTTAACGACATTATGGTGCCGCGTAATGAAATTGTCGGGATTGATATTAATGACGACTGGAAATCTATTGTCCGCCAGCTGACCCACTCCCCTCACGGCCGGATTGTGCTGTACCGGGAATCCCTGGACGACGCCATCAGCATGCTGCGGGTGCGTGAAGCCTACCGGCTGATGACCGAGAAAAAAGAGTTCACCAAAGAGGTGATGCTGCGCGCCGCAGATGAGATCTACTTTGTGCCGGAAGGCACCCCGTTAAGTACCCAACTGGTGAAATTCCAGCGCAACAAGAAAAAAGTGGGCCTGGTGGTGGATGAATATGGCGATATCCAGGGGCTGGTCACCGTGGAGGATATTCTTGAGGAGATCGTAGGTGATTTCACCACCTCAATGTCCCCGAGCCTTGCTGAAGAAGTCACGCCACAAAACGACGGCTCCGTGATTATTGATGGCGGGGCGAACGTGCGCGAAATTAACAAAGCCTTTAACTGGCACCTGCCGGAAGACGAAGCGCGCACCGTAAACGGCATGCTGCTGGAGGCGCTGGAAGATATCCCGGCACCGGGCACCCGGGTGCGCATTGATCAGTACGATATCGACATCCTTGATGTGCAGGAAAATATGATAAAACAGGTGAAAGTGGTGCCGGTCAGGGCACTGCGGGAAACGGTAGAAAACACCGCGCATTAA
- a CDS encoding cytochrome C assembly family protein — translation MPVFALIALIAYLASLALIIPGLLRKHSAWRRLAILFAALALVSHALALEARIFQPTGGQNLSLLNVGSLVSLMICAVMTIVATRNRGWLLLPIVYAFAVINLALATLMPNAFITHLEATPGMMIHIGLALFAYATLIIAALYALQLAWIDFQLKNKKLAFSAEMPPLMTIERKMFHITQVGVVLLTLTLCTGLFWLKNLFSLENIDKAILSILAWFVYVILLWGHYHEGWRGRRVVRFNVAGAIILTLAYFGSRILQYLIS, via the coding sequence ATGCCTGTTTTTGCACTCATTGCGCTGATTGCTTACTTAGCAAGCCTGGCGCTCATTATTCCCGGATTGCTGCGCAAGCATAGCGCCTGGCGGCGCCTGGCTATCCTGTTTGCCGCGCTGGCGCTGGTCAGCCATGCCCTGGCGCTGGAGGCCCGCATTTTCCAGCCCACTGGCGGGCAGAACCTGAGCTTGCTGAATGTGGGCTCCCTGGTCAGCCTGATGATCTGCGCGGTGATGACCATTGTCGCTACCCGCAACCGGGGCTGGCTATTACTGCCCATTGTTTATGCCTTCGCGGTGATCAATCTGGCGCTGGCTACGCTGATGCCCAATGCGTTTATCACCCACCTGGAGGCCACCCCGGGCATGATGATCCACATTGGCCTTGCGCTCTTTGCCTATGCCACCCTGATTATTGCGGCCCTGTATGCCCTGCAACTGGCGTGGATTGATTTTCAGCTGAAAAATAAAAAACTCGCATTTAGTGCGGAAATGCCCCCACTAATGACAATTGAACGTAAAATGTTTCATATCACCCAGGTGGGCGTGGTGCTGCTGACGCTGACCCTGTGTACCGGCCTGTTCTGGCTGAAAAATCTGTTCAGTCTGGAAAATATTGATAAAGCTATCCTCTCCATCCTGGCATGGTTTGTTTATGTCATCCTGCTGTGGGGGCACTATCATGAAGGCTGGCGCGGGCGCCGGGTGGTAAGATTTAACGTCGCAGGGGCGATTATTTTAACGCTGGCCTATTTCGGTAGCCGGATCCTGCAATATCTCATCAGCTAA
- the ffh gene encoding signal recognition particle protein, with amino-acid sequence MFDNLTDRLSRTLRNISGRGRLTEDNIKDTLREVRMALLEADVALPVVRDFISRVKEQAVGHEVNKSLTPGQEFVKIVRNELVAAMGAENSSLNLAAQPPAVVLMAGLQGAGKTTSVGKLGKFLREKHKKKVLVVSADVYRPAAIKQLETLAEQVGVDFFPSDVGQKPVDIVKAALKEAKLKFYDVLLVDTAGRLHVDEAMMDEIKQVHAEINPVETLFVVDAMTGQDAANTAKAFNEALPLTGVILTKVDGDARGGAALSIRHITGKPIKFLGVGEKTEALEPFHPDRIASRILGMGDVLSLIEDIESKVDRAQAEKLANKLKKGDGFDLNDFLEQLKQMKNMGGMASLMGKLPGMGQIPDNVKAQMDDKVLVRMEAIINSMTMKERARPEIIKGSRKRRIAVGCGMQVQDVNRLLKQFDDMQRMMKKMKKGGMAKMMRGMKGMMPPGFPGR; translated from the coding sequence ATGTTTGATAATTTAACTGACCGCCTGTCGCGCACGCTACGCAATATCAGCGGCCGCGGTCGTCTGACTGAAGACAACATTAAAGATACCCTGCGGGAAGTTCGCATGGCTCTGCTGGAGGCGGATGTCGCGCTGCCGGTGGTGCGTGATTTTATCAGCCGTGTGAAAGAGCAGGCGGTAGGGCATGAAGTTAACAAAAGCCTGACCCCGGGCCAGGAGTTCGTCAAAATTGTCCGCAACGAACTGGTCGCGGCAATGGGGGCGGAAAACAGCAGCCTGAACCTGGCAGCCCAGCCACCCGCCGTGGTGCTGATGGCGGGCCTGCAGGGGGCCGGTAAAACCACCAGCGTTGGTAAGCTGGGTAAATTCCTGCGCGAGAAACATAAAAAGAAAGTGCTGGTCGTCTCTGCGGACGTGTACCGCCCGGCGGCAATCAAACAGCTGGAAACCCTGGCTGAACAGGTCGGGGTCGATTTCTTCCCCTCTGATGTGGGCCAGAAACCGGTCGATATCGTTAAGGCAGCCCTGAAAGAAGCCAAACTGAAATTCTACGACGTGCTTCTGGTGGATACCGCCGGTCGTCTGCACGTTGACGAAGCGATGATGGACGAAATCAAACAGGTTCACGCGGAGATTAATCCGGTAGAAACCCTGTTTGTTGTCGATGCCATGACCGGCCAGGATGCGGCGAATACCGCGAAAGCGTTTAATGAAGCGCTGCCGCTGACAGGGGTCATTCTGACCAAAGTGGACGGTGATGCCCGCGGTGGTGCGGCGCTCTCTATCCGCCATATTACCGGTAAGCCTATCAAGTTCCTCGGCGTGGGTGAAAAAACCGAAGCGCTGGAGCCGTTCCACCCGGACCGTATCGCCTCCCGTATCCTCGGTATGGGCGATGTGCTCTCGCTTATCGAAGATATTGAAAGCAAAGTCGACCGCGCCCAGGCGGAGAAACTGGCCAACAAGCTCAAAAAAGGCGACGGTTTCGATCTCAACGACTTCCTGGAACAGCTCAAACAGATGAAAAATATGGGCGGTATGGCCAGCCTGATGGGCAAACTGCCCGGCATGGGCCAGATCCCCGATAACGTCAAAGCCCAGATGGATGACAAAGTGCTGGTGCGCATGGAGGCGATTATCAACTCCATGACCATGAAAGAGCGCGCCCGTCCGGAAATCATCAAAGGCTCCCGCAAGCGGCGTATTGCCGTTGGCTGCGGGATGCAGGTTCAGGATGTGAACCGCCTGCTCAAGCAGTTCGACGACATGCAGCGCATGATGAAGAAAATGAAAAAAGGCGGTATGGCGAAGATGATGCGAGGGATGAAGGGGATGATGCCGCCGGGTTTTCCCGGGCGCTAA
- the rpsP gene encoding 30S ribosomal protein S16 codes for MVTIRLARHGAKKRPFYQVVVTDSRNARNGRFIERVGFFNPQANGQAEGTRLDLDRIEHWVGQGATISDRVSALIKEAKKAA; via the coding sequence ATGGTAACTATTCGTTTAGCACGTCACGGCGCTAAAAAGCGTCCGTTCTACCAGGTAGTCGTAACCGACAGCCGCAATGCACGTAACGGTCGCTTCATCGAGCGCGTTGGTTTCTTCAACCCGCAGGCCAACGGCCAGGCAGAAGGCACTCGTCTGGATCTGGACCGTATTGAGCACTGGGTTGGCCAGGGCGCAACTATCTCTGATCGCGTATCTGCGCTGATCAAAGAAGCTAAAAAAGCAGCTTAA